From Triticum urartu cultivar G1812 chromosome 2, Tu2.1, whole genome shotgun sequence, a single genomic window includes:
- the LOC125541561 gene encoding uncharacterized protein LOC125541561: protein MEPLDAALCSTVAKTVGHRVRRWSDLPRPDDLHLPPRPPHPDAAASGILVFAPPPLLFRSTAASSRPNTDAPNQHHGDATITSSTGSPSLRHTAAGSACSGRFPPGAASNPCLLRCHSSSARCSSAASSA from the exons ATGGAGCCGCTGGATGCCGCCCTCTGCAGCACCGTTGCCAAGACCGTGGGCCACCGCGTCCGGAGATGGTCGGACCTGCCCCGGCCAGACGACTTGCACCTCCCTCCGCGTCCTCCCCATCCCGACGCTGCCGCGTCCGGCATCCTCGTCTTCGCGCCGCCGCCTCTGTTGTTCCGCTCGACTGCTGCCTCCAGTCGCCC GAACACCGACGCCCCGAACCAGCACCATGGAGACGCCACCATCACCTCCTCCACTGGATCTCCTTCACTCCGCCACACAGCCGCCGGATCTGCCTGTTCCGGCCGGTTCCCGCCCGGCGCCGCGTCGAACCCATGCCTCCTCCGCTGCCATTCTTCTTCAGCGAGATGCAGCAGCGCTGCATCGAGCGCTTGA